A single window of Trachemys scripta elegans isolate TJP31775 chromosome 18, CAS_Tse_1.0, whole genome shotgun sequence DNA harbors:
- the SLC47A1 gene encoding multidrug and toxin extrusion protein 1 (The sequence of the model RefSeq protein was modified relative to this genomic sequence to represent the inferred CDS: added 147 bases not found in genome assembly) → MEGVPVLAAATRPAQPASLRGSCLRRLRNLLPVGAWQETQELAKIGGPVFLSQLLIFLISVVSSIFCGHLGKAELDAVTLAVSVINVTGISVGSGLASACDTLMSQTYGGKNMKRVGIILQRGTLILLLCCFPCWALFVNTEQILLLFRQDPEVSRLTQIYVMIFIPALPAAFLYQLQTRYLQSQAIILPQIVTGVAANLLNVAMNAFFLYALKLGVVGSAWSNTVSQYTQAVLLFLYVWWKKIHVKTWGGWTRECLQDWGSFIQLAVPGMLMKCIEWWTFEIGSFLAGLISMVELGTQSVIYELFTAAYMVPLGFSVAATVRVGNALGAGNAEQAKKSCITALLCTGVFAVVVGALLGSLKDVVGYIFTSDKEIITLVSKVMLIFAPFHLLDAIAATCGGVLGGTGKQKIGAIANAIGYYVIGFPIGISLMFAAKLGVLGLWIGMAVCIFFQALSFLIFVLRMDWKKAAEEAQIRAGLKEQPVAVSSNLAGADETGDSEYFTVETAIQNVVVLPDPVSRSESQPDRQLIRQEDSAPGSISPGEKVLSGKELICRRGLALAVAVAVLLVGVVVWLLTGNG, encoded by the exons TTCCTATCCCAGTTGTTGATCTTCCTGATCAGCGTGGTCAGCTCCATATTCTGTGGCCATCTGGGGAAAGCTGAGCTAGATGCTGTGACACTTGCTGTATCC GTTATCAATGTTACCGGCATCTCAGTTGGCTCTGGCTTAGCATCGGCATGCGACACCCTAATGTCCCAG ACGTACGGCGGTAAGAACATGAAGCGGGTGGGGATCATCTTGCAGCGTGGCACCCTCATCCTGCTGCTTTGCTGCTTCCCCTGCTGGGCTCTCTTCGTCAACACCGAGCAGATCCTGCTGCTCTTCAGACAGGACCCGGAAGTCTCCAG GTTAACCCAGATTTACGTGATGATCTTTATCCCAGCCCTTCCC GCAGCGTTTCTGTACCAGCTGCAGACAAGATATTTACAAAGCCAG GCAATCATCTTGCCTCAGATCGTGACGGGTGTTGCAGCCAATCTCCTCAACGTGGCCATGAACGCCTTCTTCCTGTATGCACTGAAGCTGGGAGTAGT GGGCTCTGCCTGGTCCAACACTGTTTCCCAATACACCCAGGCTGTTCTCCTCTTCCTGTACGTGTGGTGGAAGAAAATACACGTCAAGACCTGGGGAG GCTGGACCAGGGAATGTCTCCAGGACTGGGGATCTTTCATTCAGCTGGCCGTGCCCGGCATGCTCATGAAGTGTATCGAGTGGTGGACCTTTGAGATTGGGAGCTTTCTTGCAG GTCTGATCAGTATGGTGGAGCTGGGAACACAGTCAGTAATCTACGAACTGTTCACTGCAGCGTACATG GTGCCACTGGGCTTCAGCGTGGCTGCCACGGTCCGAGTTGGCAACGCCTTGGGAGCAGGCAATGCAGAGCAGGCAAAGAAATCCTGTATAACAGCACTGCTGTGCACAG GAGTGTTTGCTGTGGTGGTCGGTGCCCTACTGGGATCCTTGAAGGACGTAGTGGGCTATATCTTCACCAGCGACAA AGAGATTATTACCTTGGTGTCGAAGGTGATGCTGATATTTGCTCCCTTCCACTTGCTTGATGCAATAGCA GCTACGTGCGGCGGCGTGCTGGGAGGGACCGGGAAACAGAAGATCGGCGCCATCGCCAATGCCATCGGGTATTACGTCATCGGCTTCCCCATTGGAATCTCGCTGATGTTCGCCGCCAAGCTCGGGGTACTAG GCCTCTGGATAGGGATGGCTGTCTGCATCTTCTTCCAAGCCCTTTCCTTCTTGATTTTTGTCTTGCGCATGGACTGGAAGAAAGCTGCAGAGGAG GCTCAAATCCGAGCAGGGCTCAAAGAGCAGCCGGTAGCAGTGTCCTCCAATCTTGCTGGAGCTGATGAAACAGGCGATTCAG AGTATTTCACAGTTGAAACGGCCATCCAGAATGTGGTGGTTTTGCCTGATCCTGTCTCCAGGAGCGAGAGCCAGCCAGATCGCCAGCTCATCCGGCAGGAGGACTCTGCACCAGGCTCCATCTCTCCAGGAGAGAAGGTCTTGTCGGGGAAGGAGCTGATCTGCCGTCGCGGGCTAGCTCTGGCTGTGGCCGTTGCAGTCCTGCTAGTGGGGGTTGTAGTCTGGCTCCTGACCGGTAATGGCTAG